The Streptomyces hundungensis genome contains the following window.
CGACGTACCGCTTCGGCACCCAGTTCAATCAGGGCGCGGGCATCATGCATGGGGAAGATCCTTCTTATCCGGCGAGTGGGATGGGGATACCGCATCGACGGTAGCAACCGCCGGACCCTCGCCGATCCGCAATATCGACGCGTCACCACCGGCGGTGATCTCGCGCAGAGCGGCCGATTCAAGATCATCCAAGAGCTCCGTGACCAAGAGGGAAAGATCGTCGTCGCCGATGGCGAGCGGCTCGATATAGGGAGCCTCGGGGAAGAACAGCGGCATGGGCTCGCCAGTCGCGCGATCTCCATGCCAGTGGAGGACGGACACCAGCAGGCCGTGCCCGACCAGGACGCGGGGCGCTGGGTGCTCCAGAGCGGCGAGGACGCCGGTGAGCAGCCTGCGTATGCCCTCGTGCTGCGACTCCGCGGCGCCCGGCGGGCGCCGACGCGGGCCGTGCTCGTCGAGCCAGGCCGCGTATTCGAGGAAGGGTTTTCCCTCGAACTCCCCGTAGTCGAGTTCGTTCAGCCGGGCGTCGACAACCAGCTCGGGCGAGGGGACGCCCATGAGTAGCGAGGCGGTCTGTCGAGCTCGGGGAAATTCGCTGGTCAGCCAGGTAGCCACGGAATGGAGAGGGAGGACGTTCCACGCACGGCCGAGCGACTGTCGGCCTTCGTCGGTCAGAAGGATCTGCTTGGTCGGGTCGCCGTTGACGAGGTACCGCTTGCTGTAGTCGGTCTGTCCATGGCGAAGGATGTACGTCGTCACGATCCGCTCCGAGGGGTTGTCGCTGTCGCCAGAAGATCGCTGAGCACGGTGGCCATGAACGTCGCGCGTGGGTCGCCGGACTCCACGTAGAAGAGGAGGCCGTGGATCGCCAGGAGTCGGCACCAGGGTGCGAGCGCGGGGACGGGGATCCGAGACGCACGTGAGGCGACGGCCAGCAGTGCGGTCGTCCCGCGTCCGAGCTCGTAGTAGACGGTCCAGAACGCCCAGTCGAACGCGGGGTCACCCACCATGGGGAGCGGATCGATCAGCCGGGGATGTCCCCGCCAGTCGAACAAGACGTTCTCCCGGTACAGGTCGGCGTGCAGCACCGTCGCTCGGCGGGAGCCTTCCTCCAGATCGGCGACGGCAGCGAACCCTGCTTCGACGAGGGGACGCCAGCCACCAAGGTCGAGTTCGCTCATCCGCCGCTCGATCTGCGGACGGACTTCGTGGGCGAGGTAGTCGGTGAGGAGCGGAAGCTGCTCCGACCGGAGCCTGTGGCGCCCCAAGGTATGGAGCCCGTGGACGGCCGCCGCCACCATCTGCAGCTCCCGTCGCGGCCGACCCGCGCCGCCGGGTTGCCCGCCGATGAGTTCGAGCGCGGCCATGGCGAGGTCGTCTGCGGCCTCCACGACCTCGACCGTGGGTCCGCGGGCCCAGAGCCGTAATGCCTCCACCTCGTGGCGAAAGCGAGATGGATCAACCCATGCTTTGAGGAGCAGCGGACGCCCGTCGGGTCGGGCGGCGATCGCGATCACCGAGGCGTGGCCGGCGTCGTGGTACGCCACGAGCGTCAGCTTCCACCTCCCTGCCGCACGTGCCAGCAGCCCCGGGACTGCGTCGAGCCACGGCTTGACCGCAGGCCCGTAGTGCGCGAGCAGCCGTTGCCTGCACCCCGCGGGGATCTCTCCGAGCGTCCGCTTCGTCATCAGCTCAGCTCGATCCCGTCCGAGACGAGCTCGTCCGTCAGGGCGGGGAACTCGCCCAGCACCTCCGCGACGAGGGCCTGAACCTTGTCGACCTCGGCGTCCGGGGCGGAGA
Protein-coding sequences here:
- a CDS encoding histidine phosphatase family protein, which encodes MTTYILRHGQTDYSKRYLVNGDPTKQILLTDEGRQSLGRAWNVLPLHSVATWLTSEFPRARQTASLLMGVPSPELVVDARLNELDYGEFEGKPFLEYAAWLDEHGPRRRPPGAAESQHEGIRRLLTGVLAALEHPAPRVLVGHGLLVSVLHWHGDRATGEPMPLFFPEAPYIEPLAIGDDDLSLLVTELLDDLESAALREITAGGDASILRIGEGPAVATVDAVSPSHSPDKKDLPHA
- a CDS encoding aminoglycoside phosphotransferase family protein gives rise to the protein MTKRTLGEIPAGCRQRLLAHYGPAVKPWLDAVPGLLARAAGRWKLTLVAYHDAGHASVIAIAARPDGRPLLLKAWVDPSRFRHEVEALRLWARGPTVEVVEAADDLAMAALELIGGQPGGAGRPRRELQMVAAAVHGLHTLGRHRLRSEQLPLLTDYLAHEVRPQIERRMSELDLGGWRPLVEAGFAAVADLEEGSRRATVLHADLYRENVLFDWRGHPRLIDPLPMVGDPAFDWAFWTVYYELGRGTTALLAVASRASRIPVPALAPWCRLLAIHGLLFYVESGDPRATFMATVLSDLLATATTPRSGS